The genomic DNA CAGGCCACTTGGAATGGGGTGGTCAGAACTTCAGCGAGAGCGCTCAAGAGGTCCAGTTCGGCATCGAGTCCGAAAACGAGGTTCCTATTCTTCGGGCTttgctgaagaagactgATGAGGAGTGGGCTGCTGCGGATGTTAACCTGTCTGAGCGTATTGTGAATGAGAATGGGGCTTTTGTGTTTGTTTAGTGGTATTACCTGTGTGGTCACACATGTTGGTATACATGGCTTCTAGGCACCTGATTAGCTTGATTGAATAAAGTCTTATTACGGGGTTCTCATCATTCTGAATACAAGTTGAGATTTATTATCGTAGTATGTAACATTACCGAATATCAAAGTAAACATGGCAGTCCCGAACCCAGCCTTGCCGAACCAAACAAACTCCTTCCATGGAAGCGCCGTAGATCGCCATTAGTTGAGTTAATCATAGAAATGGAAAAGTAaacggaaaaaaaaaatgaaatgGTGTGTAAAATATCACCAAGCATACCCCCCTTCGGCAACATCCCAATCGTCCCCATCCCAATCCTCGTCCCCACTAGCCTCTTCGTCGAGAAAGTCCCCTTCGCTGAACTGCGTTTCTGTCGGACGTTGATTGTCAATCCGGACCATGACAACGTCGCACATGCCCTGCACCTGCATTCCGCGATGCCCTTGATCGCTGAACCCCTCCGCTGCAGTGCGACTTGAAGATGGACTTCCTTCaacgtcatcatcatcatcatcatcatcatcatcgtcttcgaGTTCCATAATTTTGCGCTGCGCGAGACGGGCGCTTTGACGCTTTGACGGTGTCGAAGGGCCGCTATTCGGTGTATCAGAGTGGGGGGTAGCAGTATCTTCTGCAGCGCCTTCAATCAGCTCGGAAGGTGGCGGGGAACGTCGAAGAGTTCGCTGATTGGGGTCCGGAGGGACACTGCGTCGTAGGAACACATGTTCAAGTCGCCCGATCCATTTCTCTCGAAATGTTGCACGGTCGCGCCAGCCGATTTTCAAGATTGCACTGATGACGAGCCGTCGCAGGTCTGGTAGCTCTGGCGCGGTATTGATTAAGGATGTGAAGAAGACCTCCGCAGCTGCGTCGTCCCATTTACGGAGCTGGATCAACTCAATGTCTTGCAGGGTAGATGGCCATGTTGGGACTTCCGAGGAGCGAATGAGTTCTGGAAAGTGAGGTTCCACGTCATGATAGCTGGACCAGTCGTGGATCGAAATGTCCATTTTGAACTTCTCAAGATTCTTACAGAAGGTGGCCAGTCCCACGATGAATGACATGCTCAGGTGACGGTTGTGACTCAAATTGAGTTCACGAAGATGCTGACCGTGAGAGGTGAGGAATGCGCTAAAGTTTGCCGTTGTTACTTCGTCACAATTGTTGAGAGTCAAGGATGTGAGCGTCTCCGGAAGGTTGGGCAGTAGATGCTCATTCACAATCGAACATTCCAGGAATACCAATCGACGCAGTTCTGGCAATTCCCTGAGGGCCGTCGCCAGAACGACTTCCCGTTCGTTGGAGAGGTACCCGtcaccctcctcatcccacTCCTCTGACGCAACATGCAACAGTCGTAGCTCCTCTAAGCCCTGAAATGCAGGCTGCAAATGCTTTGTCAGGGCATAAGGGGCCAACTCCGGCGTCTCCATGAACCGActgttccaatcccaactgCGAAGTCGAATCGAGCTGTAGGCAATCGATTCAAAGAGGCCCTCCGGGTAACCCCATTTCGAGCGTGCGCGTTGCCATGGAGGAATGCCCACGACGTAGTCCTCTGCGTGGTACAGTCGCATCTTCTTCACTTGAGGCGTCTTTTCAATCAACCTGGGCAATTCAAAGTATCCCAAGGTCGGTCCGCTTTTGTATAAGAGTAAGGCTTCTACGTCAACATGGAGTTCCTTGATTTTGTTGATGTAATTAGTGGAAAGGGAGTCCTGGGGCTGAGACAGTAGGCTAAGCAGGCCATGGCACTTGGCAGGCGGTATCAATGGCGGGGAATAGTAGAGAGCTGCCAATGCGGGCTCACTAAAAGCATGGCATAGTAGAGCTACGTGGACAAGCCATTGCGCAGAGCCCTTTCTAGTGCCGCTCCTCTCATCGACCAGTGGATGCGATGCATAGAAGAATATATCGAACAGTATGTGATACGGCAAGTGCTGCCACGGAGGTATGACGCCTGAAGTGAGCAGAGGTGTCTCATCCACTTCGACCTTCTTCCGCTTGCTCCGGGGTCTGCCCAATTCCAACCGCGAATTGTTCATAGGGCGCTTGGAACGGCT from Aspergillus chevalieri M1 DNA, chromosome 1, nearly complete sequence includes the following:
- a CDS encoding CVNH domain-containing protein (COG:S;~EggNog:ENOG410PRSD;~InterPro:IPR011058,IPR036673;~PFAM:PF08881); amino-acid sequence: MSFHLTAESLRLEEKHILVAQLRNADGELVDSSIDLNTIIGNVDGHLEWGGQNFSESAQEVQFGIESENEVPILRALLKKTDEEWAAADVNLSERIVNENGAFVFV
- a CDS encoding uncharacterized protein (COG:S;~EggNog:ENOG410PGAN;~TransMembrane:1 (i193-214o)), whose product is MATSRRSSHPSRPLRSSRLKVQSYHEDSSSDDVHNDDRDGDSDEGELRRLSLSLRPRSSNRIPPSYREESSDENFEGTASDDGIGEVPDVSTHRLPAPTSSNGTAARPRRNRTVKTRSQTSRSKRPMNNSRLELGRPRSKRKKVEVDETPLLTSGVIPPWQHLPYHILFDIFFYASHPLVDERSGTRKGSAQWLVHVALLCHAFSEPALAALYYSPPLIPPAKCHGLLSLLSQPQDSLSTNYINKIKELHVDVEALLLYKSGPTLGYFELPRLIEKTPQVKKMRLYHAEDYVVGIPPWQRARSKWGYPEGLFESIAYSSIRLRSWDWNSRFMETPELAPYALTKHLQPAFQGLEELRLLHVASEEWDEEGDGYLSNEREVVLATALRELPELRRLVFLECSIVNEHLLPNLPETLTSLTLNNCDEVTTANFSAFLTSHGQHLRELNLSHNRHLSMSFIVGLATFCKNLEKFKMDISIHDWSSYHDVEPHFPELIRSSEVPTWPSTLQDIELIQLRKWDDAAAEVFFTSLINTAPELPDLRRLVISAILKIGWRDRATFREKWIGRLEHVFLRRSVPPDPNQRTLRRSPPPSELIEGAAEDTATPHSDTPNSGPSTPSKRQSARLAQRKIMELEDDDDDDDDDDDVEGSPSSSRTAAEGFSDQGHRGMQVQGMCDVVMVRIDNQRPTETQFSEGDFLDEEASGDEDWDGDDWDVAEGGYAW